A single genomic interval of Candidatus Sulfotelmatobacter sp. harbors:
- a CDS encoding quinone oxidoreductase, producing MKAIRVHSAGGPEHLRYEDVPDPTPGAGQLLLRVEAAGVNFIEVYQRTGLYKMPLPATPGAEAAGTVLAVGEGVRDWRVGDAVATVDAQGSYAERALVAADRAVAIPPGLDAKRSAAVMLQGMTAHYLATSTCPLREGDTCLVHAAAGGVGLLLVQIAKLRGARVIGTVSNAAKEKLAREAGADEVVLYSERNFVAEVKRVTHGAGVRVVYDSVGRTTFDDSLACLAPRGMMVLFGQSSGPVPPFDPQILNARGSLFLTRPKLQNYTATRAELLERAGEVLGWVRDGGLRDRIWREFPLAQADDAHRALESRATTGKLLLVPAEAGAA from the coding sequence GTGAAAGCGATCCGGGTGCATTCAGCGGGCGGCCCCGAACACTTGAGATACGAAGACGTGCCCGATCCCACTCCCGGAGCGGGCCAGCTGTTGCTGCGGGTCGAAGCGGCCGGCGTCAATTTCATCGAGGTCTATCAGCGCACCGGGCTCTACAAGATGCCGCTGCCGGCGACGCCGGGCGCCGAGGCCGCGGGCACCGTGCTCGCGGTCGGCGAAGGCGTCCGCGACTGGCGGGTGGGCGACGCGGTCGCCACCGTGGATGCACAGGGTTCCTATGCCGAGCGTGCTCTGGTGGCGGCCGACCGGGCGGTGGCGATCCCGCCCGGACTCGACGCGAAACGGTCGGCGGCGGTGATGCTGCAGGGCATGACCGCGCACTATCTCGCCACCTCGACCTGCCCGCTACGCGAGGGCGACACCTGCCTGGTCCACGCGGCCGCTGGAGGCGTGGGACTGCTCCTGGTCCAGATCGCCAAACTGCGCGGCGCACGCGTGATCGGCACGGTGTCGAATGCCGCCAAGGAGAAGCTGGCGCGCGAAGCGGGTGCGGACGAGGTCGTTCTCTATTCCGAACGCAACTTCGTCGCCGAGGTGAAGCGGGTGACCCATGGCGCCGGCGTGCGGGTGGTCTACGACTCTGTTGGTCGCACCACGTTCGACGACAGCCTGGCGTGCCTCGCGCCGCGGGGAATGATGGTGTTGTTCGGGCAGTCGAGCGGCCCGGTGCCGCCGTTCGATCCCCAGATCCTGAACGCGCGCGGCTCGCTGTTCCTGACGCGACCCAAGCTGCAGAACTACACCGCGACGCGCGCGGAACTCCTCGAGCGGGCCGGAGAGGTGCTGGGCTGGGTGCGGGACGGAGGGCTTCGTGACCGAATCTGGCGCGAGTTCCCGCTCGCTCAGGCCGACGACGCCCATCGCGCGCTGGAGTCGCGCGCGACGACCGGAAAGCTGCTGCTCGTGCCGGCCGAGGCGGGCGCGGCATGA